A stretch of the Osmerus mordax isolate fOsmMor3 chromosome 12, fOsmMor3.pri, whole genome shotgun sequence genome encodes the following:
- the ppid gene encoding peptidyl-prolyl cis-trans isomerase D, whose translation MSNPIPLNKPANPTNPRVFFDVDIGGERAGRVVFELFNDIVPKTAENFRALCTGEKGIGQTTGKPLHFKGCPFHRIIKQFMIQGGDFSNQNGTGGESIYGEKFEDENFHYKHDKVGLLSMANSGPGTNGSQFFITTVPTPHLDGKHVVFGQVLKGMGLVKLLEAVETEEDGPLKPCVIAECGEHKEGDSWGVAPSDGSGDAHPEFPEDSDIDFKDVKKVLSVAEDIKNIGNNFFKNQDWQSAIKKYSKALRYLEVCEQLDDEQTQQKLEPTAVSCILNTAACKLKLQLWQAAVDSCDEVLELNQSNTKALFRRAQGLQGLKEYSRAMIDLKKAQEIAPEDKAIGNEMKRVLLKVKEEKEKEKKIYAKMFA comes from the exons ATGTCCAACCCAATACCACTGAACAAGCCTGCAAACCCTACGAACCCTCGTGTGTTCTTTGATGTCGACATTGGTGGAGAAAGAG CTGGTCGAGTTGTGTTCGAGCTGTTCAATGACATCGTCCCAAAAACCGCTGaaaattttcgagcactttgcACTGGGGAAAAAGGGATTGGCCAAACCACGGGAAAACCACTTCATTTCAAAGGATGTCCTTTCCACAGGA TCATCAAACAGTTCATGATCCAAGGAGGCGACTTCTCCAACCAAAATggcacaggaggagagagcatctATGGGGAGAAATTTGAGGATGAAAACTTTCACTACAAG CATGACAAAGTGGGCCTGCTGAGCATGGCCAACTCTGGCCCCGGCACCAACGGCTCTCAGTTCTTCATCACAACCGTGCCTACTCCTCACCTGGATGGCAAACACGTGGTGTTTGGGCAGGTTCTGAAGGGGATGGGGCTGGTCAAGCTACTGGAGGCCGTTGAGACAGAGGAGGATGGGCCTCTGAAG CCGTGTGTGATTGCAGAGTGCGGTGAGCACAAGGAGGGGGACAGCTGGGGGGTGGCGCCTAGCGACGGCTCTGGAGACGCACATCCGGAATTCCCTGAAGATTCTGACATCGATTTCAAAGAT GTGAAAAAGGTCTTGTCTGTTGCTGAGGATATCAAGAATATCGGAAACAACTTCTTCAAGAACCAGGACTGGCAGTCTGCGATCAAGAAATACTCAAAAGCTCtcag GTACCTGGAGGTGTGTGAACAACTGGATGACGAGCAGACCCAGCAGAAACTGGAGCCGACGGCTGTGAGCTGCATCCTCAACACAGCTGCCTGCAAGCTGAAGCTGCAGCTCTGGCAGGCAGCTGTAGACAGCTGCGATGAG gttcTGGAGCTGAACCAGTCGAACACTAAGGCTCTGTTCCGGAGGGCTCAGGGTTTGCAGGGACTGAAGGAGTACAGCAGAGCCATG ATTGATCTAAAGAAAGCTCAAGAAATTGCACCAGAGGACAAAG CAATTGGAAATGAGATGAAGAGAGTTCTGCTGAAagtgaaggaagagaaagaaaaggagaagaaaatCTATGCCAAAATGTTCGCCTAA
- the LOC136954674 gene encoding protein SPMIP2, producing MTNEEVREKVPQTYGQRMLFTGPDGIGDYQTRFIDFPQHIGISPMSPEATSDVNYLFRASLNPPPPPLGHGCVGGVGWGLQYHQLLNSETLFSNMQIKRSEIRSALEDRVTHRYQNPWTAPPHFLDKQSAGARGRLAWTPNMYDSYSKDVNKRFLLNKVSR from the exons ATGACTAATGAAGAGGTCCGAGAAAAAGTTCCACAAACCTATGGACAAAGGATGCTTTTTACAG GTCCAGACGGAATCGGAGATTATCAGACGAGATTCATCGATTTCCCACAACATATTGGCATTAGTCCTATGTCGCCCGAAGCTACAAGCGATGTGAATTACCTGTTTCGGGCCAGCCTaaaccctcctccacctccactcggGCATGGATGTGTCGGAGGGGTGGGATGGGGCTTGCAATACCACCAGCTGTTGAACAGTGAGACACTGTTTAGCAACATGCAAATTAAG AGATCTGAAATCCGCTCAGCCCTGGAGGACAGAGTGACTCACAGATATCAAAACCCATG GACTGCACCGCCACACTTTCTAGACAAGCAATCTGCCGGAGCCAGAGGCAGACTCGCTTGGACACCCAACATGTACGACAGTTACAGCAAGGATGTCAACAAACGGTTTCTACTCAACAAAGTTAGTCGTTAA